A single Lolium perenne isolate Kyuss_39 chromosome 6, Kyuss_2.0, whole genome shotgun sequence DNA region contains:
- the LOC127309328 gene encoding heavy metal-associated isoprenylated plant protein 20-like, producing the protein MGGTLKQLVLGLLGAASGGHGGKKKKERRQLRQTVELRVRMDCERCERQVRKALTGIRGVEHVEVNRRQQRVTVTGSVDPHKVLRRARSTGKQAELWPQQNPCYNGAAVMAHHGAIGAVQAHERWAPPVFPRHPDAMGAGAEHITDLFSDENPNACTVM; encoded by the exons ATGGGAGGCACCTTGAAGCAGCTGGTGCTCGGCCTGTTGGGAGCGGCGAGTGGAGGCCACGGaggcaagaagaagaaggagaggagGCAGCTGCGGCAGACGGTGGAGTTGAGGGTGAGGATGGACTGCGAGCGGTGCGAGCGTCAGGTCAGGAAGGCCCTCACCGGCATCAGAG GGGTGGAGCATGTGGAGGTGAACCGCAGGCAGCAGAGGGTGACCGTCACCGGCAGCGTCGACCCACACAAGGTCCTGCGGAGGGCCCGTTCCACGGGCAAGCAGGCGGAGCTGTGGCCCCAGCAGAATCCTTGCTACAACGGCGCCGCCGTCATGGCCCACCACGGCGCCATCGGAGCTGTCCAGGCCCACGAAAGGTGGGCACCGCCCGTCTTTCCCAGACACCCCGACGCCATGGGCGCCGGCGCCGAGCACATCACCGACCTGTTCAGCGACGAAAACCCGAACGCCTGCACTGTCATGTGA